GTCCTTCTCCGCTGCACTAGTGCTCGACGAGGAGGGGCGGGTGCGGCTGGAGTTCGAAGAAGGGTTGGGCGGCCCTAGGGACCTGTGGTCTCACGATCACCTTTCCCGCCGTTCTCCACGATCGTTCTGACCCGTAGCTCCCCCGCAGCCTTCTCGTCCTCCTTGGGAATGTGGAGGGTCCGGATGGGGAAGGGTATGGTGATGCCGGCTTCGTCGAAGGCCAGCTTCACGTTCGCCGTCACCTCGGAGACGATGCGAAACTGGTTTTGCATCGTCGGGTCCGACCAGAAGCGTAGGATCAGGTTCACCGAGCTCTCGCCGAGTTCGCCTACCAGGACGAGCGGCTGCGGCAACGAGCGAACGCCCTCCGTCTCGGCCAGTACGTGGCGGGCGATCTCCAGGGCCTTGCGGAGATCGTCGTCGTAGTGGATCCCGACCAGTACGTCGTAGCGACGATCGGGATAGGCCGTCTGGTTGGTGATGGCGTTAAGGTATACCTCCGCGTTCGGGATCGCGATCCGCTTGCCGTCGAAGGTGCGCAGGATGGTGTCGTGAATGCTTATGGTCTCTACCCTGCCGGCGTATCCGTTCACCTCGATCTCGTCCCCGATGCGGAATGGGGAGAAGAGTATGGTGAGTATGCCGGAGAACATGTTCTCCAGAGGGCTCTTGAGCGCAAAACCCAGGCCCACGGAGAGGAGTCCGAAGCCCGTGAAGAGCCTGCCTACCGAGGCGCCGGTCGCCACGCCCAAGAAGGCTACGATCCCCAAGGTCAGGACCGAGAAGAAGGCGAGCCGTACCACCAGGAGTCGTATCCGCAGTGCCATCGGTGCCCGGCCCACGGCCGCCTTGACCACGCGCCGAACCACCAGGGCGAGCACCAAAAAAGCTGCGAAGACGAGGAGCGCGGCCAGAAGGCGTGGCGCCTGCAGCGCAGCCTCCCGGGCGAACGCATTGAAGGACTCCCGCAGCGCATCCACGACACCTGCGCCGTCCTGCAAAATGAACATGCTGTCGAAGACGGGCAGCATCCTTTGGAAGAGTATAGAGCATGCTGGTGGAGAGGTACGGCATGAGCGGCGTCGGAGGCAGGATGCAACGGCCGCGTGGACCTGGCCCGCATGCGGCTCGCCAATCGCGCACGATGCGTTAAACTCGTCCTCGCGATGAAGGTGATCGTCGTCGGGGCCGGACTGGCCGGCCTCACTTGCGCGAAGGTGTTGCACGAGCACGGCGCCGAGGTGGAGGCCTTCGAGGCCGCCGACGGTGTCGGCGGCAGGGTGCGCACCGACGAGCGGGACGGCTTCCTGCTCGACAGGGGATTCCAGGTCTACTTCACCGCTTACCCGGCGGCGAGGCGGCATCTCGATCACGACGCGTTGGAGCTGCGCGCCTTCGACCCCGGCGCGATCATCCACCGGGGGTGGGGGCGCACCGTCCTCTCCGACCCGCTGCGGGATCCGGGTGGGCTGCCTTCCACCCTGTTCTCCCGGACCGCCACCCTCTCCGACAAAATTCGGGTGGCCACCCTGGCCCTGAAGTGCATGCTGCCGGGGAGTGCTCCCGAGGCGGCCGGGGAGACAGCTCTCGAGGACGAGAGCGTCCTCGACTTCCTCCGGGAGTGCGGCTTCTCCCGAGAGTTCGTGGAGTCCTTCTTCCGGCCCTTCTACGGCGGGATACTCCTCGACCGGAGCCTGGCGGCCTCCTGCAGCGTCTTCACGTTCACCTTCCGCATGATGGTCCGGGGAGAGGCGGTCGTGCCCGCGCGGGGGATGGGTGAGATCCCGCGCCAGCTCGCCTCCCGCCTGCCGGAAGGTAGGGTGCGGCTGGAGAGTCCGGTGGAGGGGTTGTTGAGGGAGCAGGGCCGGGTCAGGGGCATCAGAGGGCCGTGGGGGGAGCGCGAGGCCGACGCCGTGGCCGTCGCCACCGACGCCCCGGAGGCGAGGAAGCTCACCGGCGAGAAGGTGCCGGAGGACTCGGTGGGTGAGATCTGCCTGTACTACGAGACCAGCGGCGTGGGGAGCGGCAAGAAGATCCTGCTGAACGCCGAGGAGGGGTCCTTCATCAACAACGCCGTCGAGATCAGCGCCGTCTCCGAGCGCTACGCCCCGCCGGGCCGCCACCTGCTCTACGCCATAACCCTCGGCGGCTTCGACCTGCCGGACGAGGAGCTCTTGCGGCGTGGCGTCGAGGAGCTCTCCAGCTGGTACCCGCGGGCGGACTTCCGCCCACTCGGGCTCCGGCGCATCCCCTACGGCCAGTTCGCCCAGCCCCCCGGGATGCACGCGGCGCTGCCCCGCAACCGCACCGCGACTCCCGGTCTCTTCCTCGCCGGCGAGTATACGGTCGACTCTTCGATAAACGGTGCGATCCTCTCGGGGGAGCGGGCGGCCCGGGAGGTGCTGGGCCGCTGATGGGGAGGGCCGCCCTCGAGATAGAGAACCTCAGGAAGACCTACCCCGGGGGGCTTTTGGCCCTCGGCGGCGTCTCTCTGAGGGTGGAGGCCGGTACCTTCTTCGGCCTCCTCGGGCCCAACGGGGCGGGGAAGACCACCCTCATCAACAGCGTGGTGGGTCTCGCCCGGCCCGACGGGGGGAGGGTGGAGGTCTTCGGGAAGGACGCCTTCCGCGAGTTCCGCGAGGCGCGACGGCTCATCGGGGTCTCGGCCCAGGAGATCAACCTCGACAAGTTCCTCACCGTCGAGGAGACGCTCCTCTACCACGCGGGCTACTACGGCGTTCCGAAGAAGAAGGCCCGCGACCGGGCGGAGGAGCTCCTGGAGCGCTTCGCC
The Rubrobacter xylanophilus genome window above contains:
- a CDS encoding NAD(P)/FAD-dependent oxidoreductase — its product is MDLARMRLANRARCVKLVLAMKVIVVGAGLAGLTCAKVLHEHGAEVEAFEAADGVGGRVRTDERDGFLLDRGFQVYFTAYPAARRHLDHDALELRAFDPGAIIHRGWGRTVLSDPLRDPGGLPSTLFSRTATLSDKIRVATLALKCMLPGSAPEAAGETALEDESVLDFLRECGFSREFVESFFRPFYGGILLDRSLAASCSVFTFTFRMMVRGEAVVPARGMGEIPRQLASRLPEGRVRLESPVEGLLREQGRVRGIRGPWGEREADAVAVATDAPEARKLTGEKVPEDSVGEICLYYETSGVGSGKKILLNAEEGSFINNAVEISAVSERYAPPGRHLLYAITLGGFDLPDEELLRRGVEELSSWYPRADFRPLGLRRIPYGQFAQPPGMHAALPRNRTATPGLFLAGEYTVDSSINGAILSGERAAREVLGR
- a CDS encoding mechanosensitive ion channel family protein, translated to MLPVFDSMFILQDGAGVVDALRESFNAFAREAALQAPRLLAALLVFAAFLVLALVVRRVVKAAVGRAPMALRIRLLVVRLAFFSVLTLGIVAFLGVATGASVGRLFTGFGLLSVGLGFALKSPLENMFSGILTILFSPFRIGDEIEVNGYAGRVETISIHDTILRTFDGKRIAIPNAEVYLNAITNQTAYPDRRYDVLVGIHYDDDLRKALEIARHVLAETEGVRSLPQPLVLVGELGESSVNLILRFWSDPTMQNQFRIVSEVTANVKLAFDEAGITIPFPIRTLHIPKEDEKAAGELRVRTIVENGGKGDRETTGP
- a CDS encoding ABC transporter ATP-binding protein yields the protein MGRAALEIENLRKTYPGGLLALGGVSLRVEAGTFFGLLGPNGAGKTTLINSVVGLARPDGGRVEVFGKDAFREFREARRLIGVSAQEINLDKFLTVEETLLYHAGYYGVPKKKARDRAEELLERFALTGKRRDRVNTLSGGMKRRVMFARALMHDPRLLFLDEPTAGVDLELRYSLWEYIRELNRGGLTILLTTHYLEEAEELCEEIALISGGRIADQGTTEELKRKYGASDLEEVYLKVVHDAR